One Micromonospora sp. WMMD812 genomic window carries:
- a CDS encoding beta-L-arabinofuranosidase domain-containing protein — MSGSALTAAPALPVRGRLRPLGITDVRITGGFWAERQSVNGEATLAHIEHWLEREGWLGNFDLAAQGVLDGARRGREFSDSEIYKFLEAMAWEIGRTGNARLEARFRAVVRRVAAAQEPDGYLNTNFGRPGQAPRWSDLAWGHELYCVGHLLQAAVARARTRPGADDGLLDVARRAADNVCATFGPDGIDGLCGHPGIEAALVEFARATGDDRYLAQAALFVDRRGHGRLGDVEFGREYFQDDRPVRQATVLRGHAVRANYLAAGAVDVAVELKDAGLLEAVRDQWQNTVARRTYVTGGQGSRHQDEAFGEDWVLPPDRAYSETCAGVGSVLLAWRLLLVDGDPRYADLIERTLFNVVATSPAVDGRSFFYTNTLHRRELGTRPDTDRPSLRAASSLRAPWFEVSCCPTNVARTMAGLAAYVATSDDDGLQLHQYVPGEVAHRLPDGRAVSVSVETGYPHDGQIRVRIDSDDDRPWSLSLRVPGWATTGATVTVDGETRPVGSGVITEHRTWRRGDEVVLSLPVAPRFTYPDARVDAVRGCVAVERGPLVLALESVDVPGGDTVGDLRVDTDRPPSLADGRVTLRCRRVRSHDHDWPYRAEPVPVTGEVLDDVALVEYHAWANRGPSTMRVWLPVAAPDPADRG; from the coding sequence ATGAGCGGCAGCGCACTCACGGCCGCACCCGCCCTGCCGGTCCGCGGCCGGCTCCGGCCGCTCGGGATCACCGACGTGCGGATCACTGGCGGGTTCTGGGCCGAACGCCAGTCGGTCAACGGTGAGGCGACCCTCGCGCACATCGAGCACTGGCTCGAGCGGGAGGGGTGGCTCGGCAACTTCGACCTCGCCGCGCAGGGCGTCCTCGACGGGGCACGCCGGGGCCGGGAGTTCTCCGACTCCGAGATCTACAAGTTCCTCGAAGCGATGGCCTGGGAGATCGGCCGGACGGGAAACGCCCGGCTCGAGGCCAGGTTTCGCGCCGTGGTGCGGCGGGTCGCCGCCGCGCAGGAGCCGGACGGCTACCTCAACACCAACTTCGGCCGACCGGGGCAGGCGCCGCGCTGGTCCGACCTGGCCTGGGGCCACGAGCTGTACTGCGTCGGTCACCTCCTGCAGGCCGCGGTCGCCCGGGCGCGGACCCGTCCGGGCGCGGACGACGGACTGCTCGACGTCGCGCGCCGCGCCGCCGACAACGTCTGTGCGACGTTCGGACCGGACGGGATCGACGGCCTCTGCGGGCACCCCGGAATCGAGGCGGCGCTGGTGGAGTTCGCCCGGGCCACCGGTGACGACCGCTACCTGGCCCAGGCGGCCCTCTTCGTCGACCGGCGGGGCCACGGCCGGCTCGGCGACGTGGAGTTCGGTCGAGAGTACTTCCAGGACGACCGTCCGGTCCGGCAGGCGACGGTGCTGCGTGGGCACGCGGTGCGGGCGAACTACCTCGCCGCGGGCGCGGTCGACGTGGCGGTCGAGCTGAAGGACGCCGGCCTGCTGGAGGCGGTACGCGACCAGTGGCAGAACACCGTGGCCCGCCGCACGTACGTCACCGGCGGGCAGGGCTCGCGCCACCAGGACGAGGCGTTCGGCGAGGACTGGGTGCTGCCGCCGGACCGCGCGTACTCGGAGACCTGCGCGGGTGTCGGCTCGGTGCTGCTCGCGTGGCGGCTGCTGCTCGTCGACGGTGACCCCCGGTACGCCGACCTGATCGAGCGGACGCTGTTCAACGTGGTGGCGACCTCGCCGGCGGTGGACGGGCGGAGCTTCTTCTACACCAACACGCTGCACCGCCGCGAGCTCGGCACCCGGCCCGACACCGACCGGCCCAGCCTGCGTGCCGCGTCCTCGCTGCGCGCGCCCTGGTTCGAGGTCTCGTGCTGCCCGACGAACGTGGCCCGCACCATGGCCGGCCTGGCGGCGTACGTCGCCACGTCCGACGACGACGGACTCCAACTGCACCAGTACGTGCCCGGCGAGGTGGCGCACCGCCTCCCCGACGGGCGTGCGGTGTCGGTGAGCGTCGAGACCGGCTACCCGCACGACGGGCAGATCCGGGTGCGGATCGACAGCGACGACGACCGTCCCTGGTCGCTGTCGTTGCGCGTGCCCGGCTGGGCGACCACGGGCGCGACGGTGACCGTCGACGGCGAGACCCGCCCGGTCGGCTCCGGCGTGATCACCGAACACCGGACGTGGCGGCGCGGCGACGAGGTCGTGCTGTCCCTGCCGGTGGCGCCCCGCTTCACCTACCCGGACGCGCGCGTCGACGCGGTGCGCGGTTGTGTCGCGGTGGAGCGCGGCCCTCTCGTGCTCGCCCTGGAGTCGGTGGACGTGCCCGGTGGGGACACGGTCGGCGACCTCCGCGTCGACACCGACCGGCCGCCGAGCCTCGCCGACGGCAGGGTCACCCTGCGCTGCCGTCGGGTGCGTTCCCACGACCACGACTGGCCCTACCGCGCCGAGCCGGTGCCGGTGACCGGCGAGGTGCTCGACGACGTGGCGTTGGTGGAGTACCACGCGTGGGCCAACCGGGGCCCCTCGACGATGCGTGTCTGGCTCCCCGTGGCCGCCCCCGACCCCGCCGACCGGGGCTGA
- a CDS encoding discoidin domain-containing protein, giving the protein MRRAPLWAALAALVMGGTVAVGSPAHADGPVLPGNEGDVGVYTDGQSHVMDIGDPVYTTVGDVADQLRPGVPFTAGNMHQSIFEKDLAAGGTDYYLDRVLGVPGTLGAAVLMTRGRSLYLRGASNNNFAVMGFAGSAYVGGPNNLGNLYTVTVPGQTVTEVNANRFNAPSHAKGRYSIGATGVTADLTKFITYDNVAVTAITFSNPGDGPATFTVRAAAPLATQAGASAAELTGTRTITSGSNNGLVDTAWNSIRVDLTGAGFTRTGTNLDREITVPAGGSMSLSVVGAVSSATLPETVESYRDFAGLSPAEAVRTGITAFHRRWAQDVPYIDVPDPALEKAIVYRWWGERYNTLDANASGHVYQYPTTIEGVNLYQNAVALTQPMHLQDTKWLRTPYLPYGQVLNIGELSGSSAFLDSPGHTSWNNHYSQYLGTAGLEAYNVHGGGKEVARKFAGYFEGDGVGQLEHYGGNDDKLIAYDTNYMPGNDADAITFGYPKANAGAPGARTIERPESAYVWGAFDAARQLYQIAGADQAKVDQMAAGADGIREAILDRLWSPDMRMFLAGTSHGATSAASANGRPNPLPASSRDLIPARESNLYDVYAEDLIPFDQWQTYVDGFRFLTYGDNFPIFPFYTANQYDRTAYGIGGSNNFSNINFTVQYRGVRSALRHYDPEQKYITPAYAKRLLDWMAWSIYPNADLRAPNQAEYYSNWNATAKTYNRNNPNHVMLGNMNHIFIEDMGGIQPRSDDKIELWPIQFGYDHFMVNNLRYHGQDVTVVWDPDGSEYGLGAGYSLFINGERKVSTDKLGKLTYDPNTNQVQAEAGLTVTFTADAGTQFPSAVNTPISDDRVVTYLKTAGIDLTEDAPNLAAGADLNSSHTQQGVRPTPWRQFHTPGWSTTSMNYTPGAIKETERPVSLGAVTDGVTANEPYWGNYGTSDRNGYVELDLGSARSFDNVKVFFVSDRQAGGYREPARWWIQVPDGNGGWKEVPNQFKNPTVPSAKFNEALFHTVTSNKLRIAFTNNPTFFTAISEIQVFDSGRDVPDVSNQAPVVTAARDGSADGNLSTRLVATATDDGVPYDSELTFGWETVSTPPGAGVIFADAKALATRVTGTKPGDYVFRFSANDGEKRSEATVAVTLAEREVVAEFGRSATITTSGTASWENHQRVNEASTPNSSNPGAGNGWGNWGQPQNGTSPERAAWIQYRWDAPVRLSSTDIYWYDDNGGTRRPTATTYAVESSADGTTWTPVTLTNGSTYADGLATNRYNHLEFDPVATSHLRIRIWGVMGEGAGTGVLRWRANGETVDSVRSPVLIRTTVGQVPTLPSTLDAVYASGARGAVAFNWQQITPEMVAETNVDPFVVYGTNDAYGLIAEARVYVRPETAPDGISIQGAETFTQAVEVGELPYLPDKVEVSYNDGSRDNQAIGVDWDFDESIVDTPGRYTVIGNLILPDYVSEAGTTRTTLTLTVGDPPPAWDVEVQARTQCTGGKVYVAVTARNADDVPLTIEMVTPYGSRTVSDVAVGKSAYQAFNTRATTVPAATATVKATGTVNGAPVTAQVEAPFGALNCG; this is encoded by the coding sequence GTGAGAAGGGCGCCCCTCTGGGCCGCCCTGGCCGCGCTGGTCATGGGAGGGACGGTCGCCGTCGGCTCGCCCGCCCACGCCGACGGCCCGGTCCTGCCCGGCAACGAGGGTGACGTCGGGGTCTACACCGACGGGCAGAGCCACGTCATGGACATCGGCGACCCGGTCTACACCACCGTCGGCGACGTCGCCGACCAGCTCCGGCCCGGCGTGCCCTTCACGGCGGGGAACATGCACCAGTCGATCTTCGAGAAGGACCTCGCCGCCGGCGGCACGGACTACTACCTCGACCGCGTCCTGGGCGTGCCCGGCACGCTCGGGGCGGCCGTGCTGATGACCCGGGGACGCTCCCTGTACCTGCGCGGCGCGAGCAACAACAACTTCGCCGTCATGGGCTTCGCCGGCAGCGCGTACGTCGGCGGCCCCAACAACCTCGGCAACCTCTACACCGTCACGGTGCCGGGGCAGACCGTCACCGAGGTGAACGCGAACCGGTTCAACGCGCCCAGCCACGCGAAGGGCCGGTACAGCATCGGCGCGACCGGCGTCACCGCCGACCTGACCAAGTTCATCACGTACGACAACGTCGCCGTCACCGCCATCACCTTCAGCAACCCCGGCGACGGCCCCGCCACGTTCACCGTCCGCGCCGCCGCGCCGCTGGCCACCCAGGCCGGCGCGAGCGCGGCCGAGCTGACCGGCACGCGCACCATCACCAGCGGTTCCAACAACGGGCTCGTCGACACCGCCTGGAACTCGATCAGGGTCGACCTCACCGGCGCCGGGTTCACCCGGACCGGAACCAACCTCGACCGCGAGATCACCGTGCCCGCCGGCGGCTCGATGTCGCTGTCGGTCGTCGGCGCGGTCTCCTCGGCCACGCTGCCCGAGACGGTCGAGAGCTACCGGGACTTCGCCGGCCTCTCGCCGGCCGAGGCGGTGCGCACCGGCATCACGGCGTTCCACCGCCGCTGGGCCCAGGACGTCCCGTACATCGACGTGCCGGACCCCGCGCTGGAGAAGGCCATCGTCTACCGCTGGTGGGGCGAGCGGTACAACACCCTCGACGCCAACGCCTCCGGCCACGTCTACCAGTACCCGACGACGATCGAGGGAGTGAACCTCTACCAGAACGCCGTCGCGCTGACCCAGCCGATGCACCTGCAGGACACCAAGTGGCTGCGCACGCCCTACCTGCCGTACGGGCAGGTGCTCAACATCGGTGAGCTCTCCGGCTCGTCGGCCTTCCTGGACAGCCCCGGGCACACGAGCTGGAACAACCACTACTCGCAGTACCTCGGCACGGCCGGGCTCGAGGCGTACAACGTGCACGGCGGTGGCAAGGAGGTCGCCCGGAAGTTCGCCGGCTACTTCGAGGGCGACGGCGTCGGCCAGCTCGAACACTACGGCGGCAACGACGACAAGCTGATCGCGTACGACACCAACTACATGCCCGGCAACGACGCCGACGCGATCACCTTCGGCTACCCGAAGGCCAACGCCGGCGCGCCCGGGGCACGGACCATCGAGCGCCCCGAGTCGGCGTACGTCTGGGGGGCGTTCGACGCCGCCCGGCAGCTCTACCAGATCGCCGGTGCCGACCAGGCCAAGGTCGACCAGATGGCGGCCGGCGCCGACGGGATCCGCGAGGCGATCCTCGACCGGCTGTGGAGCCCCGACATGCGGATGTTCCTCGCCGGCACGTCCCACGGCGCCACCAGCGCGGCCAGCGCCAACGGCCGGCCCAACCCGCTGCCCGCGTCGTCGCGTGACCTGATCCCGGCCCGGGAGTCGAACCTCTACGACGTCTACGCCGAGGACCTCATCCCGTTCGACCAGTGGCAGACCTACGTCGACGGGTTCCGCTTCCTGACCTACGGCGACAACTTCCCGATCTTCCCGTTCTACACCGCCAACCAGTACGACCGGACGGCCTACGGGATCGGCGGCTCCAACAACTTCTCCAACATCAACTTCACCGTGCAGTACCGCGGCGTCCGGTCGGCGCTGCGCCACTACGACCCGGAGCAGAAGTACATCACCCCGGCCTACGCGAAGCGGCTGCTCGACTGGATGGCGTGGAGCATCTACCCGAACGCGGACCTGCGCGCCCCGAACCAGGCGGAGTACTACTCCAACTGGAACGCGACCGCGAAGACCTACAACCGCAACAACCCGAACCACGTGATGCTCGGCAACATGAACCACATCTTCATCGAGGACATGGGAGGCATCCAGCCACGCTCCGACGACAAGATCGAACTTTGGCCGATCCAGTTCGGCTACGACCACTTCATGGTCAACAACCTGCGTTACCACGGGCAGGACGTCACCGTCGTCTGGGACCCGGACGGCAGCGAGTACGGCCTCGGCGCCGGCTACAGCCTCTTCATCAACGGCGAGCGGAAGGTCAGCACCGACAAGCTCGGCAAGCTCACCTACGACCCCAACACCAACCAGGTCCAGGCCGAGGCGGGCCTGACCGTCACCTTCACCGCGGACGCCGGCACCCAGTTCCCGAGCGCGGTGAACACTCCGATCTCCGACGACCGGGTCGTCACCTACCTCAAGACGGCCGGCATCGACCTCACCGAGGACGCGCCGAACCTCGCGGCGGGCGCCGACCTCAACTCGTCGCACACCCAGCAGGGCGTACGGCCGACGCCGTGGCGGCAGTTCCACACGCCCGGCTGGAGCACCACCTCGATGAACTACACACCCGGCGCGATCAAGGAGACCGAACGGCCGGTGTCGCTGGGCGCGGTGACCGACGGCGTCACCGCGAACGAGCCGTACTGGGGCAACTACGGCACGAGCGACCGCAACGGCTACGTCGAACTCGACCTGGGCTCGGCCCGGTCCTTCGACAACGTGAAGGTGTTCTTCGTCAGCGACCGGCAGGCGGGCGGCTACCGCGAGCCCGCGCGCTGGTGGATCCAGGTGCCCGACGGCAACGGCGGCTGGAAGGAGGTGCCGAACCAGTTCAAGAACCCCACCGTCCCGTCGGCGAAGTTCAACGAGGCGCTGTTCCACACCGTGACGTCGAACAAGCTACGCATCGCGTTCACGAACAACCCGACCTTCTTCACCGCCATCTCCGAGATCCAGGTGTTCGACTCCGGCCGCGACGTACCGGACGTCTCCAACCAGGCGCCGGTCGTCACCGCCGCGCGGGACGGCTCGGCGGACGGCAACCTGTCCACCCGGCTGGTCGCCACGGCGACCGACGACGGCGTCCCCTACGACAGCGAGCTCACCTTCGGCTGGGAGACCGTCTCGACCCCGCCGGGCGCGGGCGTCATCTTCGCCGACGCGAAGGCGCTGGCCACCCGGGTGACGGGCACGAAACCCGGCGACTACGTGTTCCGGTTCTCCGCCAACGACGGCGAGAAGCGGTCGGAGGCAACCGTCGCGGTGACCCTCGCCGAGCGGGAGGTCGTCGCGGAGTTCGGCCGATCGGCGACGATCACCACGAGCGGTACCGCGTCGTGGGAGAACCACCAGCGGGTCAACGAGGCCAGCACGCCGAACAGCTCGAACCCGGGCGCCGGGAACGGCTGGGGCAACTGGGGTCAACCGCAGAACGGCACCAGCCCCGAACGGGCGGCGTGGATCCAGTACCGCTGGGACGCGCCCGTGCGACTCTCCTCGACCGACATCTACTGGTACGACGACAACGGCGGCACCCGCCGGCCCACGGCCACGACGTACGCCGTCGAGAGCTCCGCGGACGGCACCACGTGGACGCCGGTCACGCTCACCAACGGATCGACGTACGCCGACGGACTGGCCACCAACCGGTACAACCACCTCGAGTTCGACCCGGTGGCGACCAGCCACCTGCGCATCCGCATCTGGGGCGTCATGGGTGAGGGCGCGGGCACGGGCGTGCTGCGCTGGCGCGCCAACGGCGAGACCGTCGACTCGGTGCGCTCGCCGGTGCTCATCCGCACCACCGTGGGCCAGGTGCCGACGCTGCCGAGCACGCTCGACGCGGTCTACGCCAGCGGCGCTCGCGGCGCCGTCGCGTTCAACTGGCAGCAGATCACACCCGAGATGGTCGCGGAGACCAACGTCGACCCGTTCGTGGTCTACGGCACGAACGACGCGTACGGCCTGATCGCCGAGGCGCGCGTCTACGTGCGGCCCGAGACCGCGCCGGACGGCATCTCCATCCAGGGAGCCGAGACGTTCACCCAGGCCGTCGAGGTGGGCGAGTTGCCCTACCTGCCCGACAAGGTGGAGGTGTCGTACAACGACGGCTCCCGGGACAACCAGGCCATCGGCGTCGACTGGGACTTCGACGAGAGCATCGTCGACACACCCGGCCGCTACACCGTCATCGGCAACCTGATCCTGCCCGACTACGTCAGCGAGGCCGGCACCACCCGGACCACACTCACGCTCACCGTCGGTGACCCACCGCCGGCGTGGGACGTCGAGGTCCAGGCCCGCACGCAGTGCACCGGCGGCAAGGTCTATGTCGCGGTCACCGCGCGCAACGCCGACGACGTGCCGCTCACCATCGAGATGGTCACGCCGTACGGGTCGCGCACGGTCTCCGACGTCGCCGTCGGCAAGTCCGCCTACCAGGCGTTCAACACCCGCGCCACGACGGTGCCGGCGGCGACCGCGACGGTGAAGGCCACCGGAACCGTCAACGGCGCGCCGGTCACCGCCCAGGTCGAGGCGCCGTTCGGCGCGCTGAACTGCGGCTGA
- a CDS encoding sugar ABC transporter permease: MSVTTPSRSPRAAVRGRARPRGRRALLGWLYATPTAVFVAALFVVPLLLVVKMSISRWPLLTGDQGINAPDNFTKAIDHRFFTDSVVFTVKYTVLATVLLLALGLGLALLVQESSRWNSLLRASFLIPSALGLASASLLFYVLYSPYASPLAPLMDRLGFTFLGSPTAALLSTTFLIVWRYAGFYMVLMLVGLQGIPADVYEAARSDGASRWQTFRKITLPLLRPTLALTTVLCVTGSLLAFEQFYILTKGGPDNSTITVVQLIYTVAFQGQNDLGLAAAISVIVLLALILINALQLRAFRSEES; encoded by the coding sequence ATGAGTGTCACCACGCCGTCCCGCTCGCCCCGTGCGGCGGTGCGGGGCCGCGCCCGCCCCCGCGGCCGTCGGGCACTGCTCGGCTGGCTCTACGCGACACCGACGGCGGTCTTCGTCGCCGCGCTCTTCGTCGTGCCGTTGCTGCTCGTCGTCAAGATGTCGATCTCCCGTTGGCCGCTGCTCACCGGCGACCAGGGCATCAACGCGCCCGACAACTTCACCAAGGCGATCGACCACCGCTTCTTCACCGACTCGGTGGTGTTCACCGTCAAGTACACCGTGCTCGCGACCGTCCTGCTGCTGGCTCTCGGCCTGGGGCTGGCCCTGCTCGTGCAGGAGTCGAGCCGGTGGAACAGCCTGCTGCGCGCGTCGTTCCTGATTCCCAGCGCCCTCGGGCTGGCCTCGGCCTCCCTGCTGTTCTACGTCCTCTACTCGCCGTACGCGAGCCCGCTCGCACCCCTGATGGACCGCCTGGGCTTCACCTTCCTCGGTTCCCCGACCGCCGCGCTGCTCTCCACGACCTTCCTCATCGTCTGGCGCTACGCCGGTTTCTACATGGTGCTGATGCTCGTCGGCCTGCAAGGCATACCGGCGGACGTCTACGAGGCCGCCCGCTCCGACGGCGCCAGCCGGTGGCAGACCTTCCGGAAGATCACCCTGCCGTTGCTGCGCCCGACGCTCGCACTGACCACGGTGCTCTGCGTCACCGGCTCACTGCTCGCCTTCGAGCAGTTCTACATCCTCACGAAGGGCGGCCCGGACAACAGCACGATCACCGTCGTCCAGCTCATCTACACGGTGGCGTTCCAGGGCCAGAACGACCTCGGTCTGGCCGCCGCGATCTCCGTCATCGTCCTGCTGGCCCTGATTCTCATCAACGCCCTGCAATTGCGCGCCTTCCGGTCCGAGGAGAGTTGA
- a CDS encoding carbohydrate ABC transporter permease: MAVVSSSPSPTAGAAPPVAAPSGARGPGTSRGVTIAGIALRTPYWVFTAAVALIFLAPLVWTAVASVSPQAGTNQVDGWGFGNYETLANYQAGIWRYLANSTLVSLLTVVLTLLISLLGGYAFARFRFPGRNLLFLLTLAILMVPYATLLIPLYVLLNEVGLQNSLVGVALVLTMFQLPFATFLMRISFEAVPRELDEAALVDGCSSFAALWRVLLPAVKPGLITVGLFAFLAAWNDFMAPLILINDTERQTLPLAVSNLRGQVQGVVDYGATEAGVVVLALPCIVLFLLLQRHYVRGFMSGALKG, from the coding sequence ATGGCCGTCGTGTCCAGTTCCCCCTCACCCACCGCCGGCGCGGCCCCGCCCGTCGCGGCGCCGTCCGGTGCCCGCGGACCGGGCACCTCGCGGGGCGTGACCATCGCCGGGATCGCGCTGCGCACGCCGTACTGGGTGTTCACCGCGGCGGTCGCGCTGATCTTCCTCGCTCCGCTCGTGTGGACGGCGGTGGCCTCGGTCAGCCCGCAGGCCGGCACCAACCAGGTGGACGGCTGGGGGTTCGGCAACTACGAGACGCTGGCGAACTATCAGGCCGGGATCTGGCGGTACCTCGCCAACTCGACCCTCGTCTCCCTGCTGACGGTCGTCCTGACCCTGCTGATCTCCCTGCTGGGTGGGTACGCGTTCGCGCGGTTCCGGTTTCCCGGCCGGAACCTCCTCTTCCTGCTCACCCTCGCGATCCTCATGGTCCCCTACGCGACGCTGTTGATCCCGCTCTACGTGTTGCTCAACGAGGTGGGGCTGCAGAACTCGCTCGTCGGGGTGGCCCTCGTGCTCACGATGTTCCAGCTGCCGTTCGCCACCTTCCTGATGCGCATCTCCTTCGAGGCGGTGCCGCGCGAACTCGACGAGGCCGCGCTGGTCGACGGGTGCTCGTCGTTCGCCGCGCTGTGGCGGGTGCTCCTGCCCGCGGTGAAGCCGGGCCTGATCACCGTGGGATTGTTCGCGTTCCTCGCCGCCTGGAACGACTTCATGGCGCCGCTGATCCTCATCAACGACACCGAGCGCCAGACGCTTCCGCTCGCCGTGTCGAACCTGCGCGGCCAGGTCCAGGGTGTCGTCGACTACGGGGCGACCGAAGCGGGCGTCGTGGTCCTCGCCCTGCCGTGCATCGTCCTGTTCCTGCTGCTCCAACGACACTACGTGCGCGGCTTCATGTCCGGCGCGCTGAAGGGATGA